In one window of Canis lupus baileyi chromosome 10, mCanLup2.hap1, whole genome shotgun sequence DNA:
- the NHP2 gene encoding H/ACA ribonucleoprotein complex subunit 2 isoform X1: protein MTKIKADPDAPEAQAEACLGERTYHELLVNLNPIAQPLASRRLTRKLYKCIKKAVKQKQIRRGVKEVQKFINKGEKGIMVLAGDTLPIEVYCHLPVMCEDRNLPYVYIPSKTDLGAAAGSKRPTCVIMVKPHEEYQEAYDECLEEVQALPPPM from the exons ATGACCAAAATAAAGGCGGATCCCGACGCGCCGGAGGCTCAGGCGGAGGCGTGCCTCGGGGAGCGCACTTACCACGAGCTGCTGGTGAACCTGAATCCCATCGCGCAGCCACTGGCCTCTCGCCGTCTCACGCGGAAGCTCTACAAGTGCATCAAGAAAG CCGTGAAGCAGAAACAGATTCGGCGCGGGGTGAAGGAGGTACAGAAGTTTATCAACAAAGGCGAGAAAGG GATCATGGTTTTGGCAGGGGACACATTGCCCATTGAGGTATACTGCCATCTCCCAGTTATGTGTGAGGACCGGAATTTGCCCTACGTCTATATTCCCTCTAAGACG gaCCTGGGTGCTGCCGCTGGCTCCAAGCGTCCCACCTGCGTGATCATGGTCAAGCCCCATGAGGAGTACCAGGAGGCTTACGACGAGTGCCTGGAGGAGGTGCAAGCCTTGCCCCCACCCATGTGA
- the NHP2 gene encoding H/ACA ribonucleoprotein complex subunit 2 isoform X2, translating into MTKIKADPDAPEAQAEACLGERTYHELLVNLNPIAQPLASRRLTRKLYKCIKKAVKQKQIRRGVKEVQKFINKGEKGTWVLPLAPSVPPA; encoded by the exons ATGACCAAAATAAAGGCGGATCCCGACGCGCCGGAGGCTCAGGCGGAGGCGTGCCTCGGGGAGCGCACTTACCACGAGCTGCTGGTGAACCTGAATCCCATCGCGCAGCCACTGGCCTCTCGCCGTCTCACGCGGAAGCTCTACAAGTGCATCAAGAAAG CCGTGAAGCAGAAACAGATTCGGCGCGGGGTGAAGGAGGTACAGAAGTTTATCAACAAAGGCGAGAAAGG gaCCTGGGTGCTGCCGCTGGCTCCAAGCGTCCCACCTGCGTGA
- the RMND5B gene encoding E3 ubiquitin-protein transferase RMND5B isoform X1 produces the protein MEQCASVEREVDKVLQKFLTYGQHCEQSLEELLRYVGQLRAELAGTALQGTPLSATLSLVMSQCCRKIKDTVQKLASDHKDIHSSVSRVGKAIDRNFDSEICGVVSDAVWDSREKQQQILQMAIVEHLYQQGMLSVAEELCQESTLNVDLDFKQPFLELNRILEALHEQDLGPALEWAVSHRQRLLELNSSLEFKLHRLHFIRLLAGGPEKQLEALSYARHFQPFARLHQREIQVMMGSLVYLRLGLEKSPYCHLLDNSHWAEICETFTRDACSLLGLSVESPLSVSFASGCVALPVLMNIKAVIEQRQCTGVWSHKDELPIEIELGMKCWYHSVFACPILRQQTSDSNPPIKLICGHVISRDALNKLINGGKLKCPYCPMEQNPADGKRIIF, from the exons ATGGAGCAGTGTGCAAGTGTGGAGAGAGAGGTGGACAAGGTCCTGCAGAAGTTCCTGACCTATGGGCAACACTGTGAGCAGAGCTTGGAGGAGCTGCTGCGTTACGTGGGCCAGCTGCGGGCTGAGCTGGCTGGAACAG CCCTCCAGGGGACCCCTCTGTCAGCCACCCTCTCCCTGGTGATGTCTCAGTGCTGCCGGAAGATCAAAGACACCGTGCAGAAACTGGCTTCAGACCACAAGGACATACACAGCAGTGTCTCCCGAGTGGGCAAAGCCATTGACAGG AACTTCGACTCTGAGATCTGCGGAGTGGTCTCTGATGCAGTGTGGGACTCacgggagaagcagcagcagatcCTGCAGATGGCCATCGTGGAGCACCTGTATCAGCAGGGCATGCTTAGCGTTGCCGAGGAGCTGTGCCAG GAATCAACACTGAATGTGGACTTGGACTTTAAGCAGCCTTTcctcgagttgaatcgaatcctGGAAGCTCTGCACGAACAAGACCTAGGGCCAGCACTGGA ATGGGCCGTCTCCCACAGGCAGCGCCTGCTCGAGCTCAACAGCTCCCTAGAGTTCAAGCTGCACCGCCTACACTTTATCCGCCTCCTGGCCGGTGGCCCTGAGAAGCAGCTGGAGGCCCTCAGCTACGCTCGGCACTTTCAGCCCTTTGCGCGGCTGCACCAGCGAG AGATCCAGGTGATGATGGGCAGTCTGGTGTACCTGCGGCTGGGCTTGGAGAAGTCACCCTACTGCCATCTCCTGGACAATAGCCATTGGGCAGAGATCTGTGAGACCTTCACCCGGGACGCTTGCTCCCTGCTGGGGCTTTCTGTAGAGTCCCCCCTCAGCGTCAG CTTTGCCTCTGGCTGTGTGGCGCTGCCTGTGCTGATGAACATCAAAGCTGTGATTGAGCAGAGGCAGTGCACGGGGGTCTGGAGTCACAAGGACGAGTTACCG ATTGAGATCGAACTCGGCATGAAGTGCTGGTACCACTCAGTGTTCGCATGCCCCATCCTCAGGCAGCAGACGTCAGATTCCAACCCTCCCATCAAGCTCATATGTGGCCACGTTATCTCGCGGGATGCACTCAACAAGCTCATTAATGGAGGAAA GCTGAAGTGTCCCTACTGTCCCATGGAGCAGAACCCAGCAGATGGGAAACGCATCATATTCTGA
- the RMND5B gene encoding E3 ubiquitin-protein transferase RMND5B isoform X2: MSQCCRKIKDTVQKLASDHKDIHSSVSRVGKAIDRNFDSEICGVVSDAVWDSREKQQQILQMAIVEHLYQQGMLSVAEELCQESTLNVDLDFKQPFLELNRILEALHEQDLGPALEWAVSHRQRLLELNSSLEFKLHRLHFIRLLAGGPEKQLEALSYARHFQPFARLHQREIQVMMGSLVYLRLGLEKSPYCHLLDNSHWAEICETFTRDACSLLGLSVESPLSVSFASGCVALPVLMNIKAVIEQRQCTGVWSHKDELPIEIELGMKCWYHSVFACPILRQQTSDSNPPIKLICGHVISRDALNKLINGGKLKCPYCPMEQNPADGKRIIF, encoded by the exons ATGTCTCAGTGCTGCCGGAAGATCAAAGACACCGTGCAGAAACTGGCTTCAGACCACAAGGACATACACAGCAGTGTCTCCCGAGTGGGCAAAGCCATTGACAGG AACTTCGACTCTGAGATCTGCGGAGTGGTCTCTGATGCAGTGTGGGACTCacgggagaagcagcagcagatcCTGCAGATGGCCATCGTGGAGCACCTGTATCAGCAGGGCATGCTTAGCGTTGCCGAGGAGCTGTGCCAG GAATCAACACTGAATGTGGACTTGGACTTTAAGCAGCCTTTcctcgagttgaatcgaatcctGGAAGCTCTGCACGAACAAGACCTAGGGCCAGCACTGGA ATGGGCCGTCTCCCACAGGCAGCGCCTGCTCGAGCTCAACAGCTCCCTAGAGTTCAAGCTGCACCGCCTACACTTTATCCGCCTCCTGGCCGGTGGCCCTGAGAAGCAGCTGGAGGCCCTCAGCTACGCTCGGCACTTTCAGCCCTTTGCGCGGCTGCACCAGCGAG AGATCCAGGTGATGATGGGCAGTCTGGTGTACCTGCGGCTGGGCTTGGAGAAGTCACCCTACTGCCATCTCCTGGACAATAGCCATTGGGCAGAGATCTGTGAGACCTTCACCCGGGACGCTTGCTCCCTGCTGGGGCTTTCTGTAGAGTCCCCCCTCAGCGTCAG CTTTGCCTCTGGCTGTGTGGCGCTGCCTGTGCTGATGAACATCAAAGCTGTGATTGAGCAGAGGCAGTGCACGGGGGTCTGGAGTCACAAGGACGAGTTACCG ATTGAGATCGAACTCGGCATGAAGTGCTGGTACCACTCAGTGTTCGCATGCCCCATCCTCAGGCAGCAGACGTCAGATTCCAACCCTCCCATCAAGCTCATATGTGGCCACGTTATCTCGCGGGATGCACTCAACAAGCTCATTAATGGAGGAAA GCTGAAGTGTCCCTACTGTCCCATGGAGCAGAACCCAGCAGATGGGAAACGCATCATATTCTGA
- the N4BP3 gene encoding NEDD4-binding protein 3, producing MAIAPGPAGIAMGSVGSLLERQDFSPEELRAALAGSRSSRQPDGLLRKGLGQRELFSYLHLSKKDGKNTKRAPRNEPTDYTTLYYREHPRAGDFSKTSLPERGRFDKCRIRPAVFKPVAGTGKGFVSMQSLAAHKGQKLWRSNGSLHTLACHPPLSPGPRASQAQARAQLLHALSLDDGGPEPEPSLSDSSSGGSFGRSPGTGPGPFSSSLGHINHLGGSLDRASRVPKEAGPLAMLNCLPEPPPPYEFSCPTATEEVVAVLPDTCEDLKRGLGDEDSANPFTQVLEERQRLWLAELKRLYVERLHEVAQKAERSERNLQLQLFMAQQEQRRLRKELRAQQGLGPEPRPPSALPEADPSVRPEEEARWEVCQKTAEISLLKQQLREAQAELAQKLAEIFSLKTQLRGSRAQAQAQDAELAQLREAVRSLQEQGPREEAPGGCETDDCKSRGLLAEAGGPEAGGGGGGAEQLRAQLVQERLRAQEQALCFERERRTWQEEKERVLRYQREIQGGYLDMYRRNQALEQELRALREPPTPWSPRLESSKI from the exons ATGGCCATAGCCCCAGGCCCTGCTGGCATTGCCATGGGCAGCGTGGGCAGTCTGTTGGAACGGCAGGACTTCTCCCCTGAAGAGCTGCGGGCAGCACTCGCCGGGTCTCGGAGCTCCCGCCAGCCTGATGGGCTCCTCCGGAAGGGCCTGGGCCAGCGTGAACTCTTCAGCTACCTGCACCTCTCTAAGAAGGACGGCAAGAACACCAAGAGGGCCCCTCGGAACGAGCCTACCGACTATACCACCCTCTACTACCGGGAGCATCCTCGGGCCGGTGACTTCAGCAAGACCTCGCTGCCCGAGCGCGGTCGCTTTGACAAG TGCCGCATCCGTCCAGCGGTGTTCAAGCCCGTGGCGGGCACTGGGAAAGGCTTCGTGTCCATGCAGAGCCTGGCGGCGCACAAGGGTCAGAAGCTGTGGCGTAGTAATGGCAGCCTGCACACACTGGCCTGCCACCCACCCCTGAGCCCAGGGCCACGGGCCAGCCAGGCACAGGCCCGTGCCCAGCTGTTGCATGCCCTCAGCCTGGACGACGGTGGCCCCGAGCCCGAGCCCAGCCTATCTGACTCCTCCAGCGGGGGCAGCTTTGGCCGCAGTCCCGGCACTGGTCCTGGCCCCTTCAGCTCCTCCTTGGGCCATATTAACCACCTCGGGGGCTCCCTGGACCGGGCCTCACGGGTCCCCAAGGAGGCTGGGCCCCTAGCTATGCTGAACTGCCTGCCTGAGCCACCACCACCCTATGAGTTCTCCTGTCCCACCGCCACCGAGGAGGTGGTGGCCGTGCTGCCCGACACCTGTGAGGATCTCAAGAGGGGCCTTGGTGATGAGGACAGCGCCAATCCCTTCACACAG GTGCTAGAGGAGCGCCAGCGGCTGTGGCTGGCTGAGCTGAAGCGTCTATACGTGGAGCGGCTGCATGAGGTGGCTCAGAAGGCGGAACGCAGCGAGCGCAACCTCCAGCTGCAGCTCTTCATGGCTCAGCAGGAGCAGCGACGGCTGCGCAAAGAGCTTCGCGCgcagcagggcctgggccccGAGCCGCGGCCCCCCAGCGCCCTCCCAGAGGCCGACCCCAGCGTGCGACCCGAGGAGGAAGCCCGATGGGAG GTGTGCCAGAAGACAGCGGAGATTAGCCTCCTGAAGCAGCAGCTGCGCGAGGCCCAGGCGGAGTTGGCGCAGAAGCTGGCGGAGATCTTCAGCCTGAAGACGCAGCTGCGGGGCAGCCGGGCCCAGGCGCAGGCCCAGGACGCAGAGCTGGCCCAGCTGCGGGAGGCGGTGCGGAGCCTGCAGGAGCAGGGGCCCCGGGAGGAGGCCCCGGGCGGCTGTGAGACTGACGACTGCAAGAGCAGGGGGCTGCTGGCCGAGGCGGGCGGCCCCGAGGCCGGAGGGGGTGGCGGGGGCGCCGAGCAGCTGCGGGCCCAGCTGGTGCAGGAGCGGCTCCGCGCCCAGGAGCAGGCGCTGTGCTTCGAGCGGGAGCGGCGGACgtggcaggaggagaaggagcgCGTGCTGCGCTATCAGCGGGAGATCCAGGGAGGCTACCTGGACATGTACCGCCGCAACCAGGCGCTGGAGCAGGAGCTGCGCGCGCTGCGGGAGCCTCCGACGCCCTGGAGCCCTCGGCTGGAGTCCTCCAAGATCTGA